A portion of the Lolium rigidum isolate FL_2022 chromosome 1, APGP_CSIRO_Lrig_0.1, whole genome shotgun sequence genome contains these proteins:
- the LOC124650409 gene encoding uncharacterized protein LOC124650409 yields MPYGTDTPASSPGTDHPAEKIIVGRKKRTGQGWYASLSEDKKEEYRKKQRQDRLHKKSEAHIVNMDLPQSSTIDHVSPVASYSPTISMSDEHNSQNGNAEQKKTVGEGWYARLSEHKKEEYLHKLRMTRLQKKTSTLGVNKDEPQPSNSQTLLGFMHVGTTQSIGTAQPDLSQVVDTPCTVPTRYDQNAIDWMHNNPTYQRRALVGKDICNKELTPTDMLEQESLKPTSYVSGRSLQMIDASSCKKRQRMRGQYAMMTPEQKDGVLHRNRAYKMVKRHTLSLHQQSGIAYVPAGSAYTSPSNPAIHVQPSRAHNPTGDRNSDGESDPACISEPFEQCGRFEDNVDTMQEEEETMHDDDEESRIFSGLGDVFDSYRVTTDVPQSQQNDDPFDFVYHNLPQKHHVLKP; encoded by the exons ATGCCGTATGGGACCGATACGCCCGCAAGCTCACCGGGGACTGATCATCCAGCGGAAAAAATTATTGTCGGACGGAAGAAACGAACTGGACAGGGATGGTATGCTAGCCTATCTGAAGATAAGAAAGAAGAGTACCGCAAGAAACAACGGCAGGACCGACTCCACAAGAAATCTGAAGCTCACATTGTTAATATGGATTTACCCCAATCCTCTACTATTGATCATGTTTCACCTG TTGCATCCTATTCCCCTACAATCTCCATGAGTGATGAACATAATTCACAAAATGGGAATGCGGAACAGAAGAAAACAGTTGGTGAAGGATGGTATGCCAGACTATCCGAACATAAGAAAGAAGAATATCTGCATAAGCTTCGGATGACCCGTCTACAAAAGAAAACTTCAACTCTTGGTGTGAATAAAGATGAACCGCAACCATCCAACTCGCAAACTTTACTTG GTTTTATGCATGTTGGAACAACACAATCCATTGGAACAGCACAACCCGACCTCAGCCAGGTGGTGGACACGCCATGCACTGTACCTACTAGATATGATCAAAATGCTATTGACTGGATGCACAACAATCCAACTTACCAACGTCGGGCACTGGTTGGCAAAGATATATGTAACAAAGAACTAACTCCAACGGATATGCTGGAGCAAGAAAGCCTCAAGCCAACAAGTTATGTCTCAGGTCGCTCCCTTCAAATGATAG ATGCTTCTTCTTGCAAGAAACGACAGCGTATGAGGGGACAATATGCAATGATGACACCGGAACAAAAAGATGGTGTATTGCATAGGAATCGTGCTTATAAGATGGTTAAACGACATACCCTCTCACTGCATCAGCAATCTGGCATTGCTTATGTACCTGCTGGATCCGCATACACTTCACCATCTAACCCTGCCATCCATGTACAACCATCTAGAGCACATAACCCTACAG GTGACAGAAATAGTGATGGTGAATCTGATCCTGCATGCATTTCTGAACCATTTGAACAATGTGGCAGGTTCGAAG ATAATGTGGACACCatgcaagaggaggaagaaacaatgcacgatgacgacgaggagtcaAGGATTTTTAGTGGTCTAG GCGATGTGTTCGATTCTTACAGAGTGACAACTGATGTTCCTCAAAGTCAACAGAATGATGATCCTTTTGACTTCGTATACCACAATCTACCACAGAAGCATCATGTTTTGAAGCCGTAA